The following proteins are co-located in the Ensifer sp. WSM1721 genome:
- the topA gene encoding type I DNA topoisomerase, translated as MNVVVVESPSKAKTINKYLGPGYKVLASFGHVRDLPAKDGSVRPDEDFEMSWEVDGASAKRMKDIADAVKSSDGLILATDPDREGEAISWHVLDLLKKKKVIGDKPVKRVVFNAITKKAVLDAMAEPRDIDASLVDAYLARRALDYLVGFNLSPVLWRKLPGARSAGRVQSVALRLVCDREAEIERFVSEEYWNISALLKTPRGDEFEARLVSADGKRLQPKAIGNAEDANRLKALLDGASYIVESVEAKPVKRNPSPPFTTSTLQQAASSKLGFSATRTMQVAQKLYEGVDVGGETVGLITYMRTDGVQMAPEAIDAARRAIGSQFGERYLPEKPRFYSTKAKNAQEAHEAIRPTDFNRTPDQVRRFLDGDMLKLYDLVWKRGIASQMASAEIERTTAEITADNGGKKAGLRATGSVIRFDGFIAAYTDAKEDGEQADDDDGGRLPEINARENLAKQKINATQHFTEPPPRYSEATLIKKMEELGIGRPSTYAATVSTLIDRDYVAIDKRKLVPQAKGRLVTAFLESFFTRYVEYGFTASLEEKLDQISAGELNWKDVLREFWKDFFSQIEDTKELRVTNVLDALNEELAPLVFPKREDGGDPRTCQVCGTGKLSLKLGKYGAFVGCSNYPECNYTRQLSSETNGEAEAAVSNEPQSLGKDPHTGEEITLRSGRFGPYVQRGDGKDAKRASLPKGWTPATIDHEKAVALLSLPRDIGKHPETGKMISTGIGRYGPFVLHDGTYANLDSVEDVFSIGLNRAISVLADKQSKGASGARGRTAAASLKELGEHPEGGAITVRDGRFGPYVNWGRVNATLPKGKNPQSITVEEALALIAERAAKGGATKAKGSKVKAVSTKAGKARSAGTAKSDKPKAAPKTKTAAKAKKG; from the coding sequence ATGAATGTTGTAGTGGTGGAATCGCCTTCCAAGGCCAAGACGATCAACAAGTATCTCGGCCCCGGCTACAAGGTGCTTGCTTCGTTCGGCCACGTGCGGGATCTGCCTGCCAAGGACGGGTCGGTTCGCCCCGACGAAGACTTCGAAATGTCTTGGGAAGTCGATGGCGCCTCAGCAAAACGGATGAAGGACATCGCCGACGCGGTGAAATCGTCCGACGGATTGATCCTCGCGACCGACCCGGATCGCGAAGGTGAGGCAATCTCCTGGCACGTGCTGGACCTCCTCAAGAAGAAGAAGGTCATCGGCGACAAGCCGGTCAAGCGCGTCGTCTTCAACGCGATCACCAAGAAGGCAGTGCTCGACGCCATGGCGGAGCCGCGCGACATCGACGCCTCGCTGGTGGACGCCTATCTCGCCCGCCGTGCGCTCGACTATCTCGTCGGCTTTAACCTGTCGCCCGTTCTCTGGCGCAAGCTGCCGGGCGCACGCTCGGCCGGCCGCGTGCAATCGGTGGCACTGCGCCTCGTCTGCGATCGCGAGGCGGAAATCGAGCGGTTCGTCTCCGAGGAATACTGGAATATCTCGGCACTCCTGAAGACGCCGCGCGGCGACGAGTTCGAAGCGCGGCTCGTTTCGGCCGACGGCAAGCGGCTGCAGCCGAAAGCGATCGGCAATGCAGAGGACGCCAACCGGCTGAAGGCCCTGCTCGACGGCGCGAGCTACATAGTCGAGAGCGTCGAGGCAAAGCCGGTCAAGCGGAATCCCTCCCCGCCCTTCACCACCTCGACGCTGCAGCAGGCCGCCTCCTCCAAGCTCGGCTTTTCGGCGACCCGCACCATGCAGGTGGCGCAAAAGCTCTATGAAGGCGTCGACGTCGGCGGCGAAACCGTCGGTCTCATAACCTATATGCGTACCGACGGCGTGCAGATGGCGCCGGAAGCGATCGACGCCGCGCGTCGCGCGATCGGCAGCCAGTTCGGCGAGCGCTACCTGCCGGAAAAGCCGCGCTTCTATTCCACCAAGGCGAAGAACGCCCAGGAAGCGCACGAAGCGATTCGCCCGACGGATTTCAACCGCACGCCCGACCAGGTCCGCCGCTTCCTCGACGGCGACATGCTGAAGCTCTACGACCTCGTCTGGAAGCGCGGCATCGCCAGCCAGATGGCGTCCGCCGAGATCGAGCGGACGACCGCCGAGATCACCGCCGATAATGGCGGTAAGAAGGCGGGGCTCCGGGCGACCGGCTCGGTCATCCGTTTCGACGGCTTCATCGCCGCCTACACCGACGCAAAGGAAGACGGCGAGCAGGCGGATGACGACGACGGCGGCCGCCTGCCGGAGATCAATGCGCGCGAAAATCTCGCGAAGCAGAAGATCAACGCCACCCAACACTTCACCGAACCGCCGCCGCGCTATTCGGAAGCGACGCTCATCAAGAAGATGGAAGAACTCGGCATCGGCCGGCCCTCGACCTATGCGGCGACGGTCAGCACGCTCATCGATCGCGATTATGTAGCGATCGACAAGCGCAAGCTGGTGCCGCAGGCCAAAGGCCGACTGGTTACGGCGTTCCTCGAGAGCTTCTTCACCCGCTATGTCGAGTACGGTTTCACCGCATCGCTCGAGGAGAAGCTCGACCAGATTTCCGCCGGCGAACTCAATTGGAAGGACGTGCTGCGGGAGTTCTGGAAGGACTTCTTCTCCCAGATCGAGGACACGAAGGAACTGCGCGTCACCAATGTGCTCGATGCGCTGAATGAAGAACTGGCCCCGCTCGTCTTCCCGAAACGGGAGGATGGCGGCGACCCGCGTACCTGCCAGGTCTGCGGTACCGGCAAGCTCTCGCTGAAGCTCGGCAAATACGGGGCTTTCGTCGGCTGCTCCAACTATCCGGAGTGCAACTACACCCGCCAGCTTTCGTCAGAGACCAATGGCGAGGCGGAGGCGGCCGTATCCAATGAGCCGCAGAGTCTCGGCAAGGATCCGCATACCGGCGAGGAAATCACCCTGCGCAGCGGCCGCTTCGGCCCCTACGTCCAGCGCGGCGACGGCAAGGACGCGAAGCGCGCCAGCCTGCCGAAGGGCTGGACACCGGCGACGATCGATCACGAGAAGGCCGTCGCCCTTCTCTCGCTGCCGCGCGACATCGGCAAGCACCCGGAAACGGGCAAGATGATCTCCACCGGCATCGGGCGCTATGGGCCGTTCGTGCTGCATGACGGCACCTACGCCAATCTCGATTCGGTCGAGGACGTCTTCTCGATCGGGCTCAACCGCGCAATTTCGGTGCTAGCGGACAAGCAGTCCAAGGGCGCAAGCGGCGCACGCGGGCGCACCGCTGCCGCATCCCTGAAGGAACTCGGGGAACATCCTGAGGGCGGCGCGATTACTGTTCGCGACGGCCGTTTCGGCCCCTATGTCAATTGGGGCAGGGTCAATGCCACGCTGCCCAAGGGCAAGAACCCGCAATCCATCACGGTCGAGGAGGCGCTTGCGCTTATCGCCGAGCGCGCAGCGAAGGGCGGCGCGACAAAGGCCAAGGGAAGCAAGGTAAAGGCGGTTTCGACGAAAGCCGGCAAGGCCAGGTCGGCCGGGACTGCAAAGTCCGACAAGCCGAAAGCGGCTCCGAAGACGAAAACGGCCGCGAAGGCCAAGAAGGGCTGA
- the dprA gene encoding DNA-processing protein DprA produces MLNGSVRRSGIALTERQKIAWLRLIRSDNVGPATFRDLINHFGTAEAALEALPELSRRGGSDRLVRVATADDAARELEMAHRFGAVFVGIGEPDYPPALREIDGAPPLLAMKGNLKIAARPSLGVVGSRNASVSGAKFAAMIARDAGAAGYVITSGLARGIDTAAHRASLHTGTIAALAGGLDRPYPPENVGLLQEIVSGEGLAISEMPFGWEPRARDFPRRNRLIAGVSLGVAVVEAANRSGSLITSRYAADFGRLVFAVPGSPLDPRCHGTNDLLKQGAIVTTSPADVVEALAPLSPDDLFTRSNSNLDVKEPAVETTQPTPRAPDDSDRSLIVEALGPTPVDIDDVIRHTGLSASAVHLVLLELDLAGQLGRHGGNLVSLVPVD; encoded by the coding sequence ATGCTGAACGGCAGCGTGCGACGAAGCGGGATTGCGCTGACGGAACGGCAGAAAATCGCCTGGCTGCGGCTGATCCGCAGCGACAATGTCGGGCCGGCGACCTTCCGGGACCTCATCAATCATTTCGGCACGGCAGAGGCCGCGCTCGAGGCCCTGCCCGAGCTTTCTCGGCGCGGCGGATCGGATCGCTTGGTTCGCGTCGCGACGGCAGACGATGCCGCGCGCGAGCTCGAAATGGCGCACCGGTTTGGGGCCGTCTTCGTCGGCATCGGCGAGCCCGACTATCCGCCGGCGCTGAGAGAAATCGACGGCGCTCCTCCGCTTCTCGCCATGAAGGGCAACCTTAAGATCGCCGCCCGCCCCTCCCTCGGCGTCGTCGGCTCCAGAAACGCCTCGGTGAGCGGCGCGAAATTCGCCGCCATGATCGCCCGCGACGCGGGTGCTGCCGGCTATGTCATCACCTCCGGCCTTGCCCGCGGCATCGACACCGCGGCCCATCGGGCGAGCCTTCACACCGGTACGATCGCGGCGCTGGCGGGCGGCCTCGACAGGCCCTATCCGCCGGAGAATGTCGGATTGTTGCAGGAGATCGTCTCCGGCGAAGGACTGGCCATCAGCGAGATGCCGTTCGGCTGGGAGCCGCGTGCACGCGATTTTCCTCGGCGAAACCGGCTCATCGCCGGGGTCAGCCTGGGTGTTGCCGTCGTCGAGGCGGCCAACCGCTCGGGGTCGCTGATCACCTCCCGCTACGCCGCCGATTTCGGCCGGTTGGTCTTCGCCGTTCCCGGCTCGCCGCTCGACCCGCGCTGCCATGGCACGAACGACCTCTTGAAACAGGGCGCGATCGTCACGACCTCTCCGGCGGATGTCGTCGAGGCATTGGCGCCTCTCAGCCCGGATGACCTCTTCACGCGTTCGAACAGCAATTTGGACGTCAAGGAGCCGGCGGTCGAGACTACGCAGCCGACGCCAAGGGCGCCTGACGACAGCGATCGCTCGTTGATCGTCGAAGCGCTCGGGCCCACGCCGGTCGACATAGACGATGTCATCCGCCACACCGGGCTTTCCGCGTCAGCCGTCCATCTCGTACTTCTCGAACTGGACCTCGCCGGTCAGCTCGGCCGCCACGGGGGCAATCTCGTATCCCTCGTCCCGGTGGATTGA
- the plsY gene encoding glycerol-3-phosphate 1-O-acyltransferase PlsY → MDMFSWQLGLPTTLLSLAFGYLLGSIPFGLVLTRMAGLGDVRKIGSGNIGATNVLRTGNKKLAAATLLLDALKGTAAAAIASRWGVEAGIAAGLAAFLGHLYPVWLSFKGGKGVATYIGVLLGLAPVMVLVFAAIWLALARITRYSSLSALVATAVVPIALYAAGYGKVAIAFAIMTVITWIKHRANIQRLLNGTESRIGEKG, encoded by the coding sequence GTGGACATGTTTTCCTGGCAGTTGGGGCTGCCGACAACACTTCTCAGCCTTGCATTCGGCTACCTCCTGGGCTCCATTCCGTTCGGTCTCGTCCTTACCCGCATGGCGGGCCTCGGCGATGTCCGCAAGATCGGCTCGGGCAATATCGGCGCGACGAATGTGCTCAGAACGGGCAACAAGAAGCTCGCCGCCGCCACACTGCTGCTCGACGCCCTCAAGGGCACGGCGGCGGCCGCCATCGCCTCCCGCTGGGGTGTTGAAGCCGGCATCGCCGCAGGGCTTGCCGCCTTTCTCGGGCATCTCTATCCGGTCTGGCTTTCCTTCAAAGGCGGAAAGGGCGTCGCGACCTATATCGGCGTGTTGCTCGGGCTCGCGCCCGTCATGGTACTGGTCTTCGCCGCGATCTGGCTCGCCTTGGCGCGAATCACGCGCTACTCCTCGCTGTCGGCTCTTGTTGCGACCGCTGTCGTCCCGATTGCGCTTTATGCGGCGGGATACGGAAAAGTGGCCATAGCCTTTGCCATCATGACGGTCATCACCTGGATCAAGCACCGCGCCAATATCCAACGGCTCTTGAACGGCACGGAAAGCCGGATCGGAGAAAAGGGTTAA
- a CDS encoding dihydroorotase: MTRPLVLQNLRIIDPSRNLDETGTIMVGSDGRIVAAGHDAQNQGAPSGAFVKDCAGLVAVPGLVDARVFVGEPGTEYRETIESAARAAATGGVTSFIAMPDTDPVIDEIALVEFVQKTARDKALVNVLPAAALTKGLLGEEMTELGLLRHAGAVCFTNGRQPVHDSLVLRRAMTYARDFGAVVALETRDKYLGANGVMNEGLLASWLGLPGIPREAEIIPLERDLRIAALTRAAYHAAEISVPESAEAVRAARERGANVTCGISINHLTLNENDIGEYRTFFKLSPPLRGEDDRVAMVRALAEGTIDIIVSSHDPQGADTKRLPFADAADGAIGLETLAAAALRLYHSGEVPLMRLIDALSTRPASIFGLDAGTLKPGAKADITILDLDEPWVLYEKALVSRSKNTPFENARFTGRVVQTYVAGKLVHSL; encoded by the coding sequence ATGACCAGACCTCTCGTTCTGCAAAACCTGCGCATCATCGATCCTTCGCGAAATCTCGACGAAACCGGCACGATCATGGTCGGCAGCGACGGCCGGATCGTTGCGGCCGGGCACGACGCCCAGAACCAGGGCGCGCCATCGGGTGCCTTCGTGAAGGACTGCGCGGGCCTCGTCGCCGTACCTGGTCTCGTCGATGCGCGCGTTTTCGTCGGCGAGCCGGGCACCGAATACCGTGAGACGATCGAGTCGGCCGCCCGCGCTGCGGCGACCGGCGGCGTCACCTCCTTCATCGCCATGCCCGACACCGATCCGGTGATCGATGAAATCGCCCTCGTGGAATTCGTGCAGAAGACCGCGCGCGACAAAGCGCTCGTGAACGTCCTTCCGGCGGCGGCGCTCACCAAGGGCTTGCTCGGCGAAGAGATGACCGAGCTTGGCTTGCTTCGCCATGCAGGCGCCGTCTGCTTCACCAATGGCCGGCAGCCGGTCCACGACAGCTTGGTCCTTCGTCGCGCGATGACTTACGCGCGCGATTTCGGGGCGGTCGTCGCGCTTGAAACGCGCGACAAATATCTCGGCGCCAATGGCGTCATGAATGAAGGGCTGCTCGCAAGCTGGCTCGGCCTGCCCGGGATTCCCCGCGAGGCGGAGATCATCCCGCTCGAACGCGACCTTCGCATCGCTGCACTGACTCGGGCCGCCTATCATGCGGCCGAAATCTCCGTCCCCGAATCGGCCGAGGCCGTGCGCGCAGCACGGGAGCGCGGCGCGAACGTCACCTGCGGCATTTCGATCAATCACCTGACGCTGAACGAAAACGACATCGGCGAGTACAGAACCTTCTTTAAGCTCTCGCCTCCCTTGCGCGGCGAAGACGACCGAGTGGCGATGGTCCGGGCGCTTGCCGAGGGTACGATCGACATCATCGTCTCTTCGCATGATCCGCAGGGTGCCGATACCAAGCGCCTGCCCTTTGCCGACGCGGCGGACGGTGCAATCGGCCTCGAAACCCTCGCGGCGGCCGCCCTTCGGCTCTACCACAGCGGCGAGGTCCCGCTGATGCGGCTGATCGATGCGCTGTCGACACGGCCCGCCTCCATATTCGGTCTCGACGCGGGAACCCTGAAACCCGGCGCGAAAGCGGACATCACCATCCTCGACCTCGACGAACCCTGGGTTCTCTACGAGAAGGCGTTGGTTTCGCGCTCAAAGAACACACCCTTCGAAAATGCGCGCTTTACCGGCCGGGTCGTGCAGACCTATGTTGCAGGCAAGCTCGTGCACTCACTGTAA
- a CDS encoding aspartate carbamoyltransferase catalytic subunit, which translates to MITFPHRHLLGIKGLTEQDITLLLDRADEAVKISRQREKKTSSLRGLTQINLFFEASTRTQSSFELAGKRLGADVMNMSVGNSSVKKGETLIDTAMTLNAMHPDVLVVRHSSAGAAALLAQKVSCSVVNAGDGQHEHPTQALLDALTIRRAKGKLSRIIVAICGDVLHSRVARSNILLLNQMGARVRVVAPTTLLPAGIEQMGVEVYHSMAEGLKDADVVMMLRLQRERMAGSFVPSVREYFHYYGLDAEKLKLAKDNALVMHPGPMNRGVEIASEIADGPQSVIEQQVEMGVAVRMAVMETLLLSQNQGPRL; encoded by the coding sequence ATGATCACTTTCCCGCATCGCCACCTGCTCGGCATCAAGGGGCTGACGGAACAGGATATCACGCTCCTGCTCGATCGCGCCGACGAGGCCGTCAAGATCTCCCGCCAGAGGGAGAAGAAAACCTCTTCGCTCCGCGGCCTGACGCAGATCAATCTCTTCTTCGAAGCCTCCACCCGGACCCAGTCTTCCTTCGAACTGGCGGGCAAGCGTCTCGGCGCCGACGTCATGAACATGTCGGTCGGCAACTCCTCGGTGAAGAAGGGCGAGACGCTGATCGACACGGCGATGACCTTGAACGCCATGCATCCGGACGTCCTCGTCGTCCGCCACTCCTCCGCGGGCGCCGCCGCACTGCTTGCGCAGAAAGTCTCCTGCTCGGTCGTCAACGCCGGCGACGGCCAGCACGAGCATCCGACGCAGGCGCTGCTCGACGCGCTGACGATCCGCCGGGCCAAGGGAAAGCTCTCGCGCATCATCGTGGCGATCTGTGGCGACGTCCTGCATTCGCGCGTCGCACGCTCCAACATCCTGCTCCTCAATCAGATGGGCGCGCGTGTCCGTGTCGTTGCGCCGACGACGCTGCTTCCGGCCGGCATCGAGCAGATGGGCGTCGAGGTCTACCACTCGATGGCCGAGGGCCTGAAAGACGCGGATGTGGTGATGATGTTGAGATTGCAGCGCGAGCGCATGGCCGGCTCCTTCGTGCCGTCGGTGCGCGAATACTTCCACTACTACGGCCTGGACGCCGAAAAGCTGAAGCTCGCCAAGGACAATGCGCTCGTCATGCACCCGGGCCCGATGAATCGCGGCGTCGAGATCGCCTCCGAAATCGCCGACGGACCGCAGAGCGTGATCGAGCAGCAAGTGGAGATGGGAGTTGCCGTGCGCATGGCCGTGATGGAGACCCTTCTTCTCTCGCAGAACCAAGGGCCGCGCCTATGA
- a CDS encoding acyl-CoA dehydrogenase family protein: protein MNQMNRTEQKLAELNQPKPWSGINAYRSDPLVVDITSAMPKTLRDEFDALGRFATSPEAQELARMANEGVPKLKTHGPRGERLDIVEFHPAWHALMRRSMTTGLHSSAWENLPDERGRSHKVRAIRFYLTAQLECGHLCPLTMTSASVAAITASPAVQKEWAPKILSRKYDSSNRPWMQKSAVTIGMGMTEKQGGTDVRANTSTAERVGEGIYRLNGHKWFMSAPMSDAFVMLAQTREGLGCFLVPRLLEDGGANGLRFQRLKDKLGNRSNASSEVEFSDTFGFLLGTPDAGIRTILDMVTLTRLDCALASAGMMRASLAEAVHHTRGRKVFGKTLVSQPMMTRVLADMALDVAAASALSFRLAEAFDNAHSSAADAAYARIMTPVAKYWCCKIAPALIYEAMECLGGNGYVEERALARHYREAPVNAIWEGSGNVMALDVLRVLGRRKELFEQLFATIGRDLGPAGGKTIDVLRAAMSLCERDEGAARMLVEQLALAAAAAELYRLGAGRIADAFLESRLAAGWRSTYGMLDSRFDSAYILDLLYPAAT, encoded by the coding sequence ATGAATCAGATGAACCGGACCGAACAGAAACTTGCCGAACTGAACCAGCCCAAGCCCTGGTCCGGTATCAACGCCTATCGTTCCGACCCCCTGGTGGTCGACATCACCTCGGCTATGCCGAAGACGCTGCGCGATGAATTCGACGCGCTCGGTCGTTTCGCAACGTCGCCGGAGGCGCAGGAACTGGCGCGCATGGCAAACGAGGGCGTGCCGAAACTGAAGACGCACGGCCCGCGCGGCGAACGCCTCGATATCGTCGAGTTCCACCCGGCTTGGCATGCGCTGATGCGCCGGTCGATGACCACAGGCTTGCATTCTTCCGCCTGGGAGAATTTGCCGGACGAGCGCGGCCGTTCGCACAAGGTGAGGGCGATCCGCTTCTATCTGACCGCACAGCTCGAATGCGGTCATCTCTGCCCGCTGACGATGACCAGCGCCTCGGTAGCCGCGATCACGGCATCGCCCGCCGTCCAGAAAGAATGGGCGCCGAAGATCCTGTCGCGCAAATACGATTCGTCGAACCGGCCGTGGATGCAGAAATCCGCCGTCACGATCGGCATGGGCATGACGGAGAAGCAGGGTGGAACCGATGTACGTGCCAACACCTCGACCGCCGAGCGCGTGGGCGAGGGCATCTACCGCCTCAACGGGCATAAATGGTTCATGTCAGCCCCGATGAGCGATGCCTTCGTCATGCTGGCGCAAACCCGGGAAGGGCTCGGCTGTTTCCTAGTGCCGCGGCTGCTCGAGGACGGCGGCGCCAATGGCCTGCGCTTTCAGCGCCTGAAAGACAAGCTCGGCAACCGCTCGAACGCATCCTCGGAGGTCGAGTTCTCTGACACCTTCGGCTTCCTGCTCGGAACGCCGGATGCCGGTATCCGCACGATCCTCGACATGGTGACATTGACACGGCTCGACTGTGCACTGGCCTCTGCGGGCATGATGCGTGCCTCGCTCGCCGAAGCCGTGCACCACACCCGCGGCCGCAAGGTCTTCGGCAAGACGCTTGTCAGCCAGCCGATGATGACGCGGGTTCTCGCCGATATGGCGTTGGATGTCGCCGCCGCGAGCGCGCTCTCATTCCGCCTCGCCGAGGCATTCGATAATGCCCATAGCAGCGCCGCGGACGCCGCCTACGCGCGGATCATGACGCCGGTTGCGAAATACTGGTGCTGCAAGATCGCGCCTGCGCTCATCTACGAGGCGATGGAGTGCCTTGGCGGCAACGGCTATGTGGAAGAGCGGGCGCTTGCCCGCCACTATCGCGAAGCGCCGGTCAATGCGATCTGGGAAGGTTCCGGCAATGTGATGGCGCTGGATGTTTTGCGGGTGCTTGGGCGGCGCAAGGAACTGTTCGAGCAGCTCTTCGCCACCATCGGTCGCGATCTCGGCCCCGCCGGAGGCAAGACAATCGACGTCCTGCGCGCCGCCATGTCGCTCTGTGAGCGCGATGAGGGGGCCGCGCGCATGCTCGTCGAACAGCTCGCGCTCGCGGCGGCGGCGGCGGAGCTTTACCGGCTCGGCGCCGGGCGTATCGCCGATGCGTTCCTCGAATCGCGACTTGCCGCCGGCTGGCGCTCGACCTATGGCATGCTCGATTCGCGCTTCGATTCGGCCTACATCCTCGATCTGCTCTATCCGGCAGCCACGTAA